One window of the Fusobacterium animalis 7_1 genome contains the following:
- the rnr gene encoding ribonuclease R: protein MNLEKDLEKVKELLKDVKYLTFEQISSFLDWTEQDKKDYKAILMSWVDSGDLILSKKNRFSLPENLGYVKGIFRIIKNRFAFVDREDSIEKEGIFIPKEEFNNALDGDTVLVELTEKKRNDKGAEGRVVKIIERRKNTVIGILERSKDFAFVMPTGSFGRDIYIPNSQIKNAANKDLVAVEITFWGDNSRKPEGKVIKILGSSTNSKNMIEALIFRENLSENFSSEAMQQTNTIIANSKIDYTNRKDLTNLSIITIDGADAKDLDDAVYVEKLENGNYKLIVAIADVSYYVKKDTVLDLEARNRGNSVYLVDRVLPMFPKEISNGICSLNEKEEKLTFSCEMEIDLKGKVVNYEVYKSVIKSVHRMTYKAVNGILDGDKDLINEYSDIYEMLKQMLELSKILRAKKHKRGSIDFELPELKVVLDKDEKVEKVYLKDRGEGEKIIEDFMIAANETVAERIFWLELASIYRTHEKPDREKIVKLNEILAKFGYKIPNFDNIHPKQFQEIIERSRNKETSMLVHKTILTSLKQARYTVEDIGHFGLASSHYTHFTSPIRRYADLMVHRVLFSTIDNSIKPFKEADLDEIAQHISKTERVAMKAEDESVRIKLVEYMQKRVGEKLTVMVTGFAPRKVFFETDEHIECSWDVTTSPNYYVFDEENYCMVDRESDTVFNLGDKVEAVLERADLLTLEISVMPLKDIF, encoded by the coding sequence ATGAATTTAGAAAAAGATTTAGAAAAAGTAAAAGAGCTTTTAAAGGATGTCAAATACTTAACTTTTGAGCAAATTTCAAGTTTTCTTGATTGGACAGAACAAGATAAAAAAGATTATAAAGCTATACTTATGTCTTGGGTTGATTCAGGAGATTTAATTTTGAGTAAAAAAAATAGATTTTCATTACCAGAAAATTTAGGTTATGTAAAAGGAATTTTTAGAATTATAAAAAATAGATTTGCTTTTGTTGATAGAGAAGATTCGATAGAAAAAGAAGGAATATTTATTCCAAAAGAAGAATTTAATAATGCCTTAGATGGAGATACAGTTTTAGTAGAATTAACAGAAAAGAAAAGAAATGATAAAGGAGCAGAAGGTAGAGTTGTAAAGATAATTGAAAGAAGAAAAAATACAGTTATAGGTATTTTAGAAAGAAGTAAAGATTTTGCCTTTGTTATGCCAACAGGCTCATTTGGAAGGGATATCTATATACCAAATTCTCAAATTAAAAATGCTGCTAATAAAGATTTAGTTGCTGTTGAGATAACATTTTGGGGTGATAACAGTAGGAAACCAGAAGGCAAGGTTATAAAAATTTTAGGGTCATCAACAAATAGTAAAAATATGATAGAAGCCTTAATTTTTAGAGAAAATTTAAGTGAAAATTTCTCATCAGAGGCAATGCAACAAACCAATACTATCATAGCAAATTCTAAAATAGATTATACAAATAGAAAAGATTTAACAAATTTATCTATAATAACAATAGATGGAGCAGATGCAAAAGACTTAGATGATGCTGTATATGTTGAAAAATTAGAAAATGGGAATTATAAATTGATAGTTGCGATAGCAGATGTTTCATACTATGTAAAAAAAGATACAGTTCTTGACTTAGAAGCAAGAAATAGAGGAAATTCTGTTTATTTAGTTGATAGAGTTTTACCAATGTTTCCAAAGGAAATTTCAAATGGTATTTGTTCTTTAAATGAAAAAGAAGAAAAATTAACCTTTTCTTGTGAAATGGAAATAGATTTAAAAGGTAAAGTTGTAAATTATGAAGTATACAAATCAGTAATAAAATCTGTTCATAGAATGACTTATAAAGCTGTAAATGGTATTTTAGATGGAGATAAGGATTTAATAAATGAATATTCAGATATCTATGAAATGTTAAAACAAATGCTTGAATTATCTAAGATATTAAGAGCAAAAAAACATAAAAGAGGAAGTATTGATTTTGAGCTTCCTGAATTAAAAGTTGTTTTAGATAAAGATGAAAAAGTTGAAAAAGTATATTTGAAAGATAGAGGAGAGGGAGAAAAAATCATTGAGGATTTTATGATAGCAGCCAATGAAACTGTTGCAGAAAGGATATTTTGGTTAGAACTTGCCTCAATTTATAGAACTCATGAAAAACCCGATAGAGAAAAAATAGTTAAATTAAATGAAATATTGGCAAAATTTGGATATAAGATACCAAACTTTGATAATATTCATCCTAAACAATTTCAAGAAATTATTGAAAGGTCTAGGAATAAAGAAACAAGTATGTTAGTCCATAAAACTATATTAACATCTTTAAAACAAGCAAGATATACAGTTGAAGATATAGGACACTTTGGATTAGCTTCCTCACATTATACACATTTTACTTCTCCTATAAGAAGATATGCTGATTTAATGGTTCATAGAGTATTATTTTCAACAATAGATAATTCTATAAAACCATTTAAAGAAGCAGATTTAGATGAGATAGCACAACATATTTCTAAAACAGAAAGAGTGGCTATGAAAGCAGAAGATGAAAGTGTGAGAATAAAACTTGTTGAATATATGCAAAAGAGAGTTGGAGAAAAACTTACTGTTATGGTTACTGGTTTTGCACCAAGAAAAGTATTTTTTGAAACTGATGAGCATATAGAATGTAGCTGGGATGTTACAACTTCACCTAATTACTATGTATTTGATGAAGAAAATTATTGTATGGTGGATAGAGAAAGTGATACAGTCTTTAATTTAGGAGATAAAGTTGAGGCTGTTTTAGAAAGAGCAGATTTATTAACCTTAGAAATCTCTGTAATGCCACTAAAAGATATATTTTAA
- the smpB gene encoding SsrA-binding protein SmpB, producing the protein MIIANNKKAFFDYFIEEKYEAGIELKGSEVKSIKAGKVSIKESFVRIINDEIFIMGMSVVPWEFGSVYNPEERRVRKLLLHRKEIKKIHEKVKIKGYTIVPLDVHLSKGYVKIQIAIAKGKKTYDKRESIAKKDQERNLKREFKNNNR; encoded by the coding sequence ATGATAATTGCAAATAATAAAAAAGCTTTTTTTGATTATTTTATAGAAGAAAAATATGAGGCTGGAATTGAGTTAAAAGGCAGTGAAGTAAAATCAATTAAAGCAGGGAAAGTGAGTATAAAAGAATCTTTTGTCAGAATTATAAATGATGAAATATTTATAATGGGAATGTCAGTTGTTCCTTGGGAGTTTGGAAGTGTTTATAATCCAGAGGAAAGAAGAGTTAGAAAATTACTTTTACATAGAAAAGAAATAAAAAAAATTCATGAAAAAGTAAAAATAAAAGGTTATACAATAGTTCCCTTAGATGTTCACTTATCAAAAGGCTATGTGAAAATTCAAATTGCAATAGCAAAAGGTAAAAAAACTTATGATAAGAGAGAAAGTATAGCTAAAAAAGATCAAGAAAGAAATTTAAAAAGAGAGTTTAAAAATAATAATAGATAA
- the yqeK gene encoding bis(5'-nucleosyl)-tetraphosphatase (symmetrical) YqeK, producing the protein MKYNFNELKEIVKSKMSLKRFTHTLGVVEMSEKLAKIYNADIEKCKVAALLHDICKEMDMEYIKNICKNNFMNELSEEDLENNEILHGFAGSYYVKTELGINDKEILNAIKYHTIGAKNMTLVEKIVYIADAIEYGRNYPSVVEIREETFKNLDKGILMEIEHKEKYLESIGKKSHPNTYKFKKEILKELNK; encoded by the coding sequence TAATGAGTTAAAAGAAATAGTAAAATCAAAGATGAGTTTAAAAAGATTTACACATACACTTGGTGTTGTTGAGATGTCAGAGAAGCTAGCAAAGATATATAATGCTGATATTGAAAAATGTAAAGTGGCTGCATTACTTCACGATATATGTAAAGAAATGGATATGGAATATATAAAAAATATTTGTAAAAATAATTTTATGAATGAGTTATCAGAAGAAGATTTAGAAAATAATGAAATATTACACGGCTTTGCAGGGTCATACTATGTTAAGACTGAATTAGGAATAAATGATAAAGAAATTTTAAATGCAATAAAATATCATACTATTGGAGCAAAAAATATGACATTGGTTGAAAAAATTGTATATATTGCAGATGCCATAGAATATGGAAGAAATTATCCAAGTGTTGTGGAAATAAGAGAAGAAACATTTAAAAATTTAGATAAGGGAATACTTATGGAAATAGAGCATAAGGAAAAATATTTAGAAAGTATAGGGAAAAAATCTCATCCTAATACTTATAAATTTAAAAAAGAAATTTTAAAAGAACTGAATAAATAA